The following are encoded in a window of Paraburkholderia hospita genomic DNA:
- a CDS encoding non-heme iron oxygenase ferredoxin subunit, which yields MSEQWLCAGHAGALSEDAPVEFKLGDGKEIGIYKVGDEVYALENVCPHAYALLTQGFVDGDTVECPLHEAVFHIPTGKCLKEPGGRDLKVYAVRLAGEEIQIKVE from the coding sequence ATGAGTGAACAGTGGCTTTGCGCCGGACACGCCGGCGCGTTATCCGAAGACGCGCCCGTCGAGTTCAAGCTCGGCGACGGCAAGGAAATCGGCATCTACAAGGTGGGCGATGAGGTCTACGCGCTCGAGAACGTCTGCCCGCATGCGTATGCGCTGCTGACACAAGGCTTCGTCGACGGCGACACGGTCGAATGTCCGCTGCACGAAGCCGTTTTTCACATCCCGACGGGCAAGTGTCTGAAAGAGCCGGGTGGCCGCGACCTGAAGGTGTACGCGGTGCGCCTCGCGGGTGAAGAAATCCAGATCAAGGTGGAATGA
- a CDS encoding porin, whose amino-acid sequence MVTSTAWAQSSVTLYGSLDAGIAYVSNVGGHTKWMEEQGNMQPDRWGLRGVEDLGGGLHTIFQLENGFYTNTGNFAKAGTLFNRQAYVGISSDQFGQITLGHQTPFNFDMLGPLSTGYLAASWFAFHPGNIDELADTGVVPFDNSVKFKSASYAGFTVGAMMGLGNTTNFSTGKTLSFGVNYANGPFKAAAVYSNEHNRTPSIITTGINTFQGVPAATYSADKVENMGAGLSYQLGKLLVHALYTRVKLQSNGFSDTYQSWDAGANYQFTPANTLAGGAATTTLSGRRWTQFEIGDIYALSKRTQVYVNVLYEHANDNANAAFFTAGVSGGRNQAIVLTGIHHSF is encoded by the coding sequence ATGGTGACATCGACGGCATGGGCACAAAGCAGCGTCACGCTGTACGGCAGCCTCGATGCTGGCATTGCTTACGTGAGCAACGTCGGCGGGCATACGAAGTGGATGGAGGAACAGGGCAACATGCAGCCGGACCGCTGGGGCCTGCGCGGTGTCGAAGATCTGGGCGGCGGTCTGCACACGATCTTCCAGCTGGAAAACGGCTTCTATACGAACACCGGCAACTTCGCGAAAGCGGGCACGCTGTTCAACCGGCAGGCGTACGTGGGCATCAGTTCCGACCAGTTCGGGCAGATCACGCTCGGCCATCAGACGCCGTTCAACTTCGACATGCTCGGCCCGCTCAGCACCGGTTACCTCGCGGCGAGCTGGTTTGCGTTCCATCCCGGCAACATCGACGAACTGGCCGACACGGGTGTCGTACCGTTCGACAACTCGGTGAAATTCAAGTCGGCCAGCTACGCGGGCTTTACGGTCGGCGCGATGATGGGCCTCGGCAATACGACGAACTTCTCGACGGGCAAGACGCTGAGTTTCGGCGTGAACTACGCGAATGGCCCGTTCAAGGCGGCGGCTGTCTACTCGAACGAGCACAACCGTACGCCGTCCATCATCACGACGGGCATCAACACGTTCCAGGGCGTGCCGGCCGCAACCTACTCCGCCGACAAGGTCGAGAACATGGGCGCGGGCCTGTCGTACCAGCTCGGCAAGCTGCTCGTCCATGCTCTGTACACGCGCGTGAAGTTGCAGTCGAACGGATTCTCGGACACGTATCAGAGCTGGGACGCGGGCGCGAACTATCAGTTCACGCCGGCCAACACGCTCGCGGGCGGGGCCGCGACGACGACGCTGTCGGGCCGCCGCTGGACGCAGTTCGAAATCGGCGATATCTATGCGCTGTCCAAGCGCACGCAGGTCTATGTGAACGTGCTCTACGAGCATGCAAACGACAATGCGAACGCTGCGTTCTTCACGGCGGGTGTGTCGGGCGGCCGCAATCAGGCGATCGTGCTGACGGGCATTCATCACTCGTTCTGA
- a CDS encoding IclR family transcriptional regulator gives MARENTTGVGHRAAGPQAARASADEDTARSTEIAESAEEEAGGGSTYLVPGLERGLRILAEFSAREPVLGAPELSKRIGIPRTTTFRLLQTLEALGFLERANGDRHFRLGVAVLRLGFEYLSSLELTDFGTPILERLRDQTGLSTHLLIRDERDVVFVAKAQTHDPMFSSVKVHVGTRLPAHATVHGQVLMGDLSLMQLRQLYPEQQLERFTDRTPATVDELYERIHETASQGYAISEASFERGISVVSAPVRDQTGKIVAAMTTTVPRSDIGDDDRAPLVAKVCGAALDLSARLNYRPSADDPTLAQTRR, from the coding sequence ATGGCAAGAGAAAACACGACAGGAGTGGGACACCGGGCTGCGGGACCGCAGGCGGCGCGCGCATCGGCCGACGAGGACACCGCGCGCAGCACGGAAATCGCGGAATCCGCCGAAGAGGAAGCCGGCGGCGGCTCGACGTATCTCGTCCCCGGCCTCGAACGCGGCTTGCGCATTCTTGCCGAGTTCTCGGCACGCGAACCGGTGCTCGGCGCGCCCGAGCTGTCGAAGCGCATCGGCATTCCGCGCACGACTACATTCCGTCTGCTGCAAACGCTCGAAGCACTCGGTTTTCTCGAACGCGCGAATGGCGACCGGCATTTTCGTCTCGGCGTCGCGGTGCTGCGCCTTGGCTTCGAGTATCTGAGTTCGCTGGAATTGACCGACTTCGGTACGCCGATCCTCGAACGGCTGCGCGATCAAACCGGCTTGAGCACGCATCTGCTGATACGCGACGAACGCGATGTCGTGTTCGTCGCGAAGGCGCAGACGCATGATCCGATGTTCAGTTCGGTGAAGGTGCATGTCGGCACGCGGCTCCCCGCGCACGCGACCGTCCACGGCCAGGTGCTGATGGGCGATCTGTCGCTGATGCAGTTGCGCCAGCTTTATCCCGAGCAGCAACTCGAACGCTTCACCGACCGCACGCCCGCCACCGTCGACGAACTGTACGAACGAATCCACGAAACGGCCTCGCAGGGCTATGCGATCAGCGAGGCATCGTTCGAGCGCGGGATATCCGTGGTCAGCGCGCCCGTGCGCGATCAGACAGGCAAGATCGTCGCGGCGATGACGACGACAGTGCCGCGTTCCGACATCGGTGACGATGATCGCGCGCCGCTCGTCGCGAAGGTGTGCGGCGCGGCGCTCGATCTGTCGGCGCGTCTGAACTATCGTCCGTCCGCCGACGATCCGACGCTCGCGCAAACGCGTCGCTAG
- the tssE gene encoding type VI secretion system baseplate subunit TssE: MVTGHFANGAAVDEFDAQTQTFLSVQDNIHRILNSRRDGLVHLPDYGLADLSEIYRHLPASAHKLRREIEVTLLKYEPRLARIDITIEETEAGMLLSFTMSCQLHKQGLVRFGTHFTPDGRTRLKMLNQDIDRY, translated from the coding sequence ATGGTGACCGGGCACTTTGCGAACGGCGCGGCCGTCGACGAGTTCGACGCCCAGACACAGACGTTTCTGTCCGTGCAGGACAACATACATCGCATTCTGAATAGTCGCCGCGACGGACTCGTGCATCTGCCGGACTATGGCCTCGCGGATCTGTCGGAGATTTACCGGCATTTGCCGGCGTCGGCGCACAAACTCCGCCGCGAGATCGAGGTGACGCTGCTCAAATATGAACCGCGTCTGGCACGCATCGATATCACGATCGAAGAGACGGAGGCTGGGATGCTGCTGAGTTTCACGATGTCGTGCCAACTTCACAAGCAAGGGCTCGTGCGATTCGGCACACACTTCACGCCGGACGGACGTACCCGGCTGAAGATGTTGAACCAGGATATCGACCGGTATTGA
- the tssH gene encoding type VI secretion system ATPase TssH yields MIARDFSLFLRRLNEHCAHALADAASLCETRAHRDIEVEHWLIKLLELGDGDLVALMRRYELDVDAIWNGLLGAIDRLPHELRGKPGLSNRLGQLLEAAWMRASLDSPGTGTTVIRSAHLLAALADVPSLLRAPDAWALLSISPAQIERVMPELDRISIEAPRGDSNAATQSQTEAAPDTVARHGSAHASGSQHSNDALSRFTIDITQKAREGRIDPVFGRDVEIRQMVDILARRRKNNPILVGDPGVGKTALVEGLSLKIAQGDVPLAIRDVSVLTLDLGLLQAGAGVKGEFEQRLKNVIEAVQQSPVPILLFIDEAHTLIGAGNSAGGADAANLLKPALARGELRTIAATTWSEYKQYFERDAALERRFQMVKVDEPDDDNACLMLRGLKERYAQHHRVHITDSAVASAVKLSRRYLTGRQLPDKAVDILDTAAARVRMSCEATPLAISTREAEKASLEVERHALIEDQAAASADVSERVNAIDKRLDELRIGLHELESAFAAQKEAAARVVELREQWRATPDEAARGRLQQSIREAHAALTRHGDELLVHAEVDEAAIASVIADWTGVPVGSLLEDELATLVELETRLARVVVGQDDALAALGKSLRTAKAGLKSEEAPLGVFLLVGPSGVGKTETARALADLMFGGERALITINLSEYQEAHTVSQLKGSPPGYVGYGQGGVLTEAVRQRPYSVILLDEVEKAHRDVLNLFYQVFDRGFMRDGEGRIIDFRNTVILMTSNLASEQIVTAIDTANEATSQAAPDTAPDRVPLSDALLMERVRPVLVEHFQPALLARFQSVIYRPLSIAALGTIVRMKLDKVAHRIAKRFEVALICDDTLIDEVVRACQTPDSGARNIDSLLDQQILPVLSRELLVRSAKGKLPATIRLSVSETEGVIVDFEEALLLDEAAA; encoded by the coding sequence ATGATCGCCCGAGATTTCTCCCTGTTCCTGCGCCGCCTGAACGAGCATTGCGCACATGCCCTCGCCGACGCGGCGAGCCTGTGCGAAACCCGCGCCCATCGCGATATCGAGGTCGAGCATTGGCTCATCAAGCTGCTTGAACTCGGAGACGGAGACCTCGTGGCGCTCATGCGGCGCTATGAACTGGACGTCGACGCAATCTGGAACGGCTTGCTGGGCGCGATCGACCGGCTGCCGCATGAGTTGCGCGGCAAGCCTGGGCTGTCGAACCGCCTTGGACAGTTGCTCGAAGCGGCGTGGATGCGGGCTTCGCTGGACTCGCCTGGAACGGGCACCACCGTCATTCGCTCGGCGCATCTACTGGCCGCACTAGCCGATGTGCCATCGCTGCTTCGCGCGCCGGATGCGTGGGCATTGCTGTCGATATCGCCTGCGCAGATCGAGCGCGTGATGCCGGAACTCGACCGGATTTCTATCGAAGCGCCGCGCGGCGACTCGAACGCGGCTACGCAGTCACAGACCGAAGCGGCGCCGGACACGGTCGCAAGACACGGAAGCGCTCACGCATCAGGCAGCCAGCACTCGAACGACGCGCTTTCGCGCTTCACCATCGATATCACACAGAAGGCGCGAGAAGGGCGCATCGACCCGGTGTTCGGCCGAGACGTCGAGATTCGTCAGATGGTCGATATTCTTGCGCGACGGCGCAAGAACAATCCGATTCTGGTGGGCGACCCCGGGGTCGGCAAGACGGCGCTGGTGGAAGGTCTGTCATTGAAAATCGCGCAAGGCGATGTCCCTCTGGCAATTCGCGACGTCAGCGTGCTGACGCTCGACCTGGGTCTGCTGCAGGCGGGCGCGGGCGTGAAGGGCGAATTCGAGCAGCGCCTGAAAAACGTCATCGAGGCCGTGCAGCAATCGCCTGTGCCGATTCTGCTGTTCATCGACGAAGCCCATACGCTGATCGGAGCGGGCAATTCCGCCGGCGGCGCGGACGCTGCGAATCTGCTCAAGCCGGCACTCGCGCGCGGCGAGTTGCGTACGATCGCTGCGACCACATGGTCGGAGTACAAGCAGTATTTCGAGCGCGATGCCGCACTGGAGCGGCGTTTTCAGATGGTCAAGGTCGACGAGCCCGACGACGACAATGCCTGTCTGATGTTGCGTGGGTTGAAAGAGCGTTACGCACAACATCATCGCGTGCATATCACCGACTCGGCCGTGGCGTCCGCCGTGAAGCTGTCGCGTCGATATCTGACGGGGCGCCAGTTGCCGGACAAGGCCGTCGATATTCTCGATACGGCCGCCGCCCGGGTGCGCATGAGCTGCGAGGCGACGCCTTTGGCCATTTCCACGCGCGAGGCAGAGAAAGCGTCGCTCGAAGTCGAGCGCCATGCATTGATCGAGGATCAGGCGGCGGCATCCGCGGATGTAAGCGAGCGCGTGAATGCCATCGACAAGCGGCTTGATGAACTACGCATCGGTTTGCACGAGCTGGAATCCGCCTTCGCCGCGCAAAAGGAAGCGGCGGCGCGGGTCGTCGAATTGCGCGAGCAATGGCGGGCGACACCTGACGAAGCAGCGCGCGGCAGGCTGCAGCAGTCCATCCGCGAGGCCCATGCGGCACTGACGCGGCACGGCGACGAGTTGCTGGTTCACGCGGAAGTCGACGAAGCTGCGATCGCGTCCGTAATCGCCGACTGGACAGGCGTGCCCGTCGGCAGTCTGCTCGAAGACGAACTCGCGACGCTGGTCGAACTCGAAACGCGGCTCGCGCGCGTCGTCGTCGGTCAGGACGACGCGCTCGCCGCACTTGGCAAGAGCCTGCGCACAGCGAAAGCGGGACTCAAGTCCGAAGAGGCGCCGCTTGGCGTATTCCTGCTGGTGGGGCCGTCGGGCGTCGGCAAGACGGAGACGGCGCGCGCGCTGGCCGATCTGATGTTCGGCGGCGAACGCGCGCTCATCACGATCAATCTCTCCGAGTATCAGGAAGCGCATACCGTATCGCAACTCAAAGGCTCGCCGCCTGGCTATGTCGGCTACGGCCAGGGCGGGGTGCTGACAGAAGCAGTGCGTCAGCGACCGTACAGCGTGATCTTGCTGGATGAGGTCGAGAAGGCGCATCGGGATGTGTTGAATCTGTTTTATCAGGTGTTCGACCGTGGCTTCATGCGCGACGGCGAAGGCCGCATCATCGACTTCCGCAACACGGTGATTCTGATGACGTCGAACCTGGCCAGCGAGCAGATCGTGACCGCGATCGACACTGCAAATGAAGCCACGAGCCAAGCTGCACCGGACACTGCTCCTGACCGTGTGCCTCTCAGCGACGCGCTGTTGATGGAGCGTGTCCGTCCCGTGCTGGTCGAGCACTTTCAACCGGCTTTGCTCGCGCGGTTTCAATCGGTGATCTATCGGCCGCTTTCGATTGCAGCGCTTGGGACGATCGTACGCATGAAGCTCGATAAGGTCGCGCACCGGATCGCGAAGCGTTTCGAAGTCGCGCTGATCTGCGACGACACGCTGATCGATGAAGTTGTCCGAGCCTGCCAGACGCCGGACTCAGGCGCACGGAATATCGACAGCTTGCTCGATCAACAGATTCTGCCCGTGCTGTCGCGTGAGTTGCTGGTGCGCTCGGCGAAAGGCAAGTTGCCGGCCACAATACGGTTGTCGGTGAGCGAGACGGAAGGCGTGATTGTCGATTTCGAAGAAGCGTTGCTTCTCGATGAGGCCGCCGCGTGA
- a CDS encoding Hcp family type VI secretion system effector, with protein sequence MAIPAYMWLKDDGGADIKGSVTVHDREGSVEVVRFDHGIHIPTDGNTGKLTGTRVHAPITFTKETDASTPYLYKAVTSGQTLKSVEIKWYKIDDAGKEKEYFNTKLDNVKVVAVRPKMLDIKIPEFEKHNHLEEIELRYEKITWSYKDGNIIHGDTWNERS encoded by the coding sequence ATGGCAATTCCCGCATATATGTGGCTCAAGGATGATGGCGGCGCCGACATCAAGGGCTCGGTCACCGTTCACGATCGCGAAGGCAGCGTGGAAGTGGTCCGGTTCGATCACGGCATCCATATTCCGACCGACGGCAACACCGGCAAGCTGACAGGCACGCGTGTGCACGCGCCGATCACTTTCACGAAGGAAACCGACGCGTCGACGCCGTATCTGTACAAGGCCGTGACCAGCGGGCAGACCCTGAAGTCGGTCGAGATCAAGTGGTACAAGATCGACGACGCGGGCAAGGAGAAGGAATACTTCAACACCAAGCTCGACAACGTGAAGGTCGTGGCCGTGCGTCCGAAGATGCTCGACATCAAGATCCCCGAATTCGAGAAGCACAACCATCTCGAAGAAATCGAACTGCGCTACGAAAAGATCACGTGGTCGTACAAGGATGGCAACATCATCCACGGCGATACGTGGAACGAGCGTTCGTAA
- a CDS encoding OmpA family protein — translation MVSVSGYPWRSAFVWIAILALAWLALFSPLTPGWNGSCAALVLLAALVCIATATRRMRARRASTQHVLRSIDAALASLPADLKRNTPLVLTVGEPGSVLSRVFDKNAVIVTDTAIWVRHDDPSKLMHLADALKRWRGGQGPDAVAWLMTTDDPASAVALQATLKRWRVAINEASRALGYRLPVCIAMYATETRDRPLDCPWFGVTAPAPLDLPATSRQLSASLGAFAERAMPEDRQPRAFTATQLDALARWAFEVVLPPLLDTQRGMQASTLNAFGVTAVAGPMFPDSLYGQFVAATTALDLPAAAGITQRYPLPMPLIRGIAPQPVRRALPVALAHAFAWLSVWFCAAAAASAWQNRALVSGVLAHMARYEAIPPAQDAARVDALTALKRDRDQLEQYATAGVPPRLGLGLYRGAPLLPVVNRLIAGYQPPTPAPSTIELDSMSLFDSGSSKLKSGSNRALIGALEMIKAHPDKRVLIAGHTDSVGSTGSNLALSEARAAAVRDWLADASGLSVTRFAIQGYGDTRPKVSNDGEAGRAANRRVEITLVPDCRVDRGDGFTHGHPACS, via the coding sequence ATGGTGTCCGTGTCCGGTTATCCCTGGCGATCCGCCTTCGTCTGGATTGCGATCCTCGCGTTGGCGTGGTTGGCATTGTTCTCACCGTTGACACCCGGCTGGAACGGGTCGTGCGCCGCGCTCGTATTGCTGGCGGCATTGGTTTGCATCGCGACCGCAACCCGCCGCATGCGGGCACGGCGCGCATCGACACAGCACGTCCTGCGCTCTATCGATGCAGCGCTCGCATCGTTGCCCGCGGACCTCAAACGCAATACGCCGCTCGTGCTGACGGTTGGCGAACCGGGCAGCGTGCTCTCGCGTGTCTTCGACAAAAACGCTGTCATCGTCACGGATACGGCGATATGGGTGCGTCATGATGATCCGTCGAAGCTGATGCACCTCGCGGATGCCCTGAAGCGCTGGCGCGGCGGCCAAGGTCCCGACGCCGTCGCCTGGCTGATGACGACCGACGACCCGGCGAGCGCCGTCGCCTTACAGGCGACCCTCAAGCGCTGGCGAGTCGCGATCAACGAAGCGAGCCGCGCGCTGGGATACAGGTTGCCCGTATGCATCGCGATGTACGCGACGGAAACCCGCGACAGGCCGCTTGATTGCCCTTGGTTCGGCGTTACCGCTCCGGCTCCGTTGGACTTGCCCGCGACGTCCAGGCAGCTTTCGGCGTCGCTTGGCGCCTTCGCCGAAAGGGCGATGCCGGAGGACCGCCAGCCGCGAGCGTTCACTGCGACACAACTGGACGCACTCGCACGTTGGGCTTTCGAAGTTGTTTTGCCACCGCTGCTGGACACGCAACGCGGCATGCAGGCTTCGACGCTGAACGCTTTCGGCGTGACGGCTGTAGCTGGCCCGATGTTTCCCGATTCGCTGTACGGACAGTTCGTCGCCGCAACGACGGCGCTCGATCTGCCTGCCGCCGCAGGCATTACGCAGCGCTATCCATTGCCGATGCCGCTGATTCGTGGCATTGCGCCACAGCCCGTTCGGCGCGCTTTGCCTGTCGCGCTCGCTCATGCGTTCGCGTGGCTTTCCGTATGGTTCTGCGCGGCTGCGGCGGCTTCCGCGTGGCAGAACCGCGCGCTCGTTTCCGGCGTGCTGGCTCATATGGCGCGCTACGAGGCCATACCGCCGGCACAGGACGCCGCGCGCGTGGACGCGCTCACGGCGCTCAAGCGCGATCGCGACCAGTTGGAGCAATACGCGACCGCAGGCGTGCCGCCGCGGCTCGGTCTCGGGTTGTATCGCGGCGCGCCGTTGCTGCCCGTCGTCAATCGACTGATTGCCGGTTATCAGCCGCCTACCCCCGCGCCGTCGACGATCGAACTCGACAGTATGTCGCTCTTCGACAGTGGCAGTTCGAAGCTCAAGTCCGGCTCAAACCGCGCGTTGATCGGCGCGCTCGAAATGATCAAGGCGCACCCGGACAAGCGGGTGTTGATTGCCGGCCACACGGATTCCGTCGGTAGCACGGGCAGCAACCTGGCGTTGTCCGAGGCCCGGGCCGCCGCCGTCCGCGACTGGCTCGCGGATGCGTCCGGCCTGTCCGTCACGCGCTTCGCGATACAGGGTTACGGCGACACGCGTCCCAAAGTGTCGAATGACGGTGAGGCAGGACGCGCCGCGAACAGGCGCGTCGAGATCACTCTAGTACCCGACTGCCGTGTCGATCGCGGCGACGGTTTTACCCATGGCCATCCGGCCTGCTCATAA
- a CDS encoding DotU family type IV/VI secretion system protein: protein MTNISAVLPVALRDTALLVAGLKEDGAPQVYKKFRDTCQDQVRRMREQMAAAGHPADVVEDAAYAQCALLDEAALSHLNGSDRDNWEHEPLQVEEFRSHDAGDELIRRIELRLSERQPSLMLLAIFNAVLSLGFHGRFALDGGEARFSLMRSIDERLERGGWRRADPSTTTVITTAPWSRPWYHRMNALGWVVAACVASGVVYLMLDRWLSAAIDNLAH, encoded by the coding sequence ATGACGAACATTTCCGCTGTACTGCCTGTCGCGTTGCGCGACACGGCCTTGCTTGTCGCTGGCCTGAAGGAGGATGGCGCGCCGCAGGTGTACAAGAAGTTTCGCGACACGTGTCAGGACCAGGTCAGGCGTATGCGCGAACAGATGGCCGCCGCGGGACATCCCGCCGACGTCGTCGAAGACGCAGCTTACGCGCAATGCGCGTTGCTGGACGAAGCCGCGTTGAGCCATTTGAACGGTTCCGACCGGGACAACTGGGAGCACGAACCGTTGCAGGTCGAAGAGTTTCGCAGCCATGACGCGGGAGACGAGCTCATTCGCCGGATCGAGCTACGGCTTTCCGAACGACAGCCGTCGCTGATGTTGCTCGCCATTTTCAATGCGGTGTTGAGTCTCGGATTCCACGGCCGGTTCGCACTTGACGGCGGCGAAGCACGCTTCTCGCTGATGCGGTCAATCGACGAGCGGCTCGAGCGAGGCGGCTGGCGGCGTGCCGATCCATCCACGACGACCGTCATCACGACGGCGCCCTGGTCGCGCCCCTGGTATCACCGCATGAATGCGCTCGGGTGGGTGGTGGCGGCTTGCGTCGCGTCGGGGGTGGTGTATCTGATGCTCGATCGCTGGCTGTCCGCTGCGATCGACAATCTCGCGCATTGA
- the tssK gene encoding type VI secretion system baseplate subunit TssK: MKITKPLWAQGIFMTPQHFQQQTMWDRFADERVARIASPDPWGVNRVAFDTHALSINRLQLASLTVRLQDGTYVDSETSDRLPPARDLAEVPAQLDAATVLVGLPLIDAQGSNCIEDGERPARPRRFLREYLQVADINGDGKEEISVERHALALLFDFEQSGDYVTCPIGRVVRNAQGRFEFDTSFVPPCLTLSANEQLLGRMNRISEILLAKSASLAVRRRERSDQIADYAVADVSLFWLLHSVNTTWPDLARLCQAPDQHPERLYAVLARLAGSLLTFSTSESLQAIPAYDHRAPEPVFAELESLIRTLLDTVIPSRVVPVVLERIKPTVWVGRFNDERLVEGADYYLSVQAGLPAHQLLDQVPRLCKAGAPDEVEQIVNSALPGIPLRTMSRLPAAIPVRIENQYFALDGSHPAFARMLAARACQFYIPASIPDVSLELYAVLPT; encoded by the coding sequence ATGAAGATTACGAAGCCGCTGTGGGCGCAGGGGATTTTCATGACCCCGCAGCACTTTCAACAGCAAACGATGTGGGACCGGTTTGCTGACGAGCGCGTAGCGCGCATCGCCAGTCCCGACCCGTGGGGCGTCAATCGCGTCGCATTCGACACGCACGCGCTTTCGATCAACCGGTTGCAACTCGCGTCGCTTACGGTGCGGCTGCAGGATGGAACGTATGTCGATTCGGAAACGTCGGATCGACTGCCGCCGGCGCGCGATCTTGCCGAAGTGCCAGCACAACTGGACGCAGCTACCGTATTGGTCGGCCTGCCGCTGATCGATGCGCAAGGCAGCAACTGCATCGAGGACGGTGAGCGTCCCGCTCGTCCGCGGCGCTTTCTGCGCGAGTACTTGCAGGTCGCTGACATCAACGGTGATGGAAAGGAAGAGATCAGCGTCGAGCGGCATGCGCTCGCATTGCTGTTCGATTTCGAGCAAAGCGGGGATTACGTGACCTGTCCGATTGGTCGGGTCGTGCGGAACGCGCAGGGGCGCTTCGAGTTCGACACGTCGTTCGTTCCGCCTTGCCTCACGTTGTCCGCGAACGAGCAACTGCTTGGACGGATGAACCGGATATCGGAAATCCTGCTTGCAAAGAGCGCGAGCCTTGCAGTGCGGCGTCGCGAGCGTTCGGATCAGATTGCCGATTACGCGGTGGCGGACGTATCGCTTTTCTGGCTGCTGCATAGCGTCAATACGACGTGGCCGGATCTCGCGCGTCTATGCCAGGCGCCTGACCAGCATCCCGAGCGCTTGTACGCGGTGCTCGCGCGCCTGGCTGGCTCGCTGCTGACGTTCTCGACGTCGGAGTCGTTGCAGGCCATTCCCGCCTACGATCATCGCGCGCCGGAGCCGGTATTTGCCGAACTGGAGTCACTGATCCGGACGCTGCTCGACACCGTCATCCCGTCGCGCGTCGTGCCTGTCGTGCTCGAACGCATCAAGCCGACGGTGTGGGTAGGTCGCTTCAACGATGAGCGGCTGGTCGAGGGCGCCGATTACTACCTGTCTGTGCAGGCGGGCTTGCCCGCACATCAATTGCTCGATCAGGTGCCGCGCTTGTGCAAGGCTGGCGCGCCGGATGAGGTTGAGCAGATCGTCAATTCGGCCTTGCCCGGCATTCCGCTGCGCACGATGTCGCGTCTGCCCGCAGCCATTCCCGTGCGCATCGAGAACCAGTACTTCGCGCTCGACGGCTCGCATCCGGCGTTTGCCAGGATGCTCGCCGCGCGTGCGTGCCAGTTCTACATTCCGGCTTCGATCCCGGATGTATCGCTTGAGCTCTACGCGGTGCTGCCGACATGA